A stretch of the Capsicum annuum cultivar UCD-10X-F1 chromosome 8, UCD10Xv1.1, whole genome shotgun sequence genome encodes the following:
- the LOC124886371 gene encoding serine/threonine-protein kinase EDR1-like codes for MSKMKHLLRKLHIGGGVADPPPHHTPHLTSPPPVIDPSQQQTNRLVQSVSTSSLPPKTTPSSSSALPKPLELNSVSASASESADFNYFEEEFQVQLALAISVSDPDSREDPETAQIKAAQEISLGCSPFENPVEFLSLRYWVKIVSFHVRTRN; via the coding sequence ATGTCGAAAATGAAGCATTTACTCCGTAAACTTCATATCGGTGGTGGTGTAGCCGATCCTCCTCCTCACCACACCCCTCATCTCACCTCTCCACCTCCTGTGATTGATCCGAGTCAACAGCAAACTAACCGGCTTGTACAATCTGTGTCAACTTCATCTTTGCCCCCTAAAACGACGCCGTCGTCATCATCAGCATTGCCTAAACCCCTTGAGTTGAATTCGGTTTCGGCTTCAGCTTCGGAATCCGCTGACTTTAATTACTTTGAAGAGGAGTTTCAGGTTCAATTGGCTTTGGCAATCAGTGTTTCTGACCCAGATTCTCGTGAAGACCCCGAAACTGCCCAGATCAAAGCAGCTCAAGAGATAAGCTTGGGATGTTCCCCTTTCGAAAATCCTGTTGAGTTCCTTTCACTTCGTTATTGG